Proteins from one Chroococcidiopsis sp. CCMEE 29 genomic window:
- a CDS encoding BrnT family toxin, translated as MVADAVSVFSDDLAITIPDERFDEKRFITIGVDAFGRVLVVVYMMRDDEIRIISARKATRQERQQYEEG; from the coding sequence ATGGTTGCCGATGCAGTATCTGTTTTCTCCGACGATCTGGCAATTACCATTCCAGATGAACGGTTTGATGAGAAACGGTTTATCACAATCGGTGTCGATGCATTTGGCAGGGTTTTGGTGGTTGTCTATATGATGCGGGACGATGAGATCCGGATTATCTCTGCCCGCAAAGCAACTCGGCAAGAACGACAGCAGTATGAGGAGGGATAA
- a CDS encoding BrnA antitoxin family protein, translating into MEAEYDFSRGKRGAINSTPPGKTRITIRLDDEVLAWFRKQVHIAGGGNYQTLINEALRQHIQQSREPLEETLRRVVREELERIER; encoded by the coding sequence ATGGAAGCAGAATATGATTTTAGTCGGGGTAAACGAGGGGCGATCAACTCAACGCCACCAGGAAAAACTCGGATCACAATTCGGTTAGATGATGAGGTTTTAGCATGGTTTCGTAAGCAAGTTCATATTGCAGGCGGAGGGAACTACCAAACTTTAATTAATGAAGCTTTGCGCCAGCATATTCAACAAAGCCGTGAGCCTTTAGAGGAAACCCTACGTAGAGTTGTTCGTGAAGAATTGGAGCGTATTGAGCGGTGA
- a CDS encoding DUF5677 domain-containing protein: protein MNSDKTCIPDENSLYAEFLQRHSIISTPLVQCEAPAIYWTVRTKLEIDHDLGNHVDTLSQADPVWALLRSMLDRTFEYAEGAISAYVTGSTAASEVISRTVIESATNLLFILVDERNGNHLTQYLSHYFNNEEKEIDKWLKLVDSLTDDIKEAHQAAALQKRTALVSLKNYVNQALSELKLPTTDQVTQKWLSIAERFRLLGLELDYRTVYAALCSQSHNDAEDLLNYFVFVSLGNQDLLDKIALETVNFSRLMMYTGVKYYILAAGGYAARFELNNALQGVSQGREAILEESERIANELVQQPNNSPGAD, encoded by the coding sequence ATGAACTCAGACAAGACCTGTATCCCAGACGAAAATTCCTTATATGCTGAGTTTCTTCAGCGTCACAGTATTATCTCCACACCTCTTGTTCAGTGCGAGGCACCCGCAATTTACTGGACTGTTCGCACAAAGCTGGAAATTGATCATGATTTGGGCAATCATGTAGACACCCTTAGTCAAGCTGATCCAGTATGGGCATTGTTGAGATCAATGCTTGATCGAACTTTTGAGTATGCTGAAGGTGCTATTAGTGCATATGTAACAGGTTCCACAGCAGCCTCCGAGGTGATTTCCAGAACAGTAATTGAGTCGGCTACTAATTTGTTATTTATCCTCGTGGACGAGAGAAACGGCAACCATCTTACACAATATTTGTCGCACTACTTTAACAATGAGGAAAAAGAGATTGATAAGTGGTTAAAGCTGGTTGATAGTCTGACTGACGACATAAAAGAAGCTCATCAGGCAGCTGCACTTCAAAAGCGAACGGCATTGGTCAGCTTGAAAAATTATGTCAACCAAGCTCTTTCCGAATTGAAGTTGCCCACCACTGACCAAGTAACACAAAAGTGGTTGAGTATAGCAGAACGGTTTAGATTACTTGGTCTTGAGCTTGACTACCGCACTGTTTACGCAGCATTATGTTCACAATCACACAATGACGCTGAAGATTTACTTAATTATTTCGTATTTGTGTCTCTAGGCAATCAAGATTTGTTAGATAAGATTGCTCTCGAAACTGTAAATTTCAGCCGACTAATGATGTACACAGGAGTTAAATACTACATATTGGCAGCAGGAGGATATGCAGCACGTTTCGAACTCAATAACGCTTTACAAGGTGTATCTCAAGGTCGTGAAGCAATTCTCGAAGAGTCGGAAAGAATTGCAAATGAGTTGGTACAGCAACCTAACAATTCGCCTGGAGCGGACTGA
- a CDS encoding antibiotic biosynthesis monooxygenase, with translation MTHRIYRVDKFVVPNQAREEFLTQVKNTHQLLKAQPGFIQDFLLEQPADSEEFNVITIVEWQDTRAIENARAAVMAMHKSTGFNPQEMFVRLGIKADLGNYKPINA, from the coding sequence ATTACGCACCGAATCTATCGAGTTGATAAATTCGTTGTTCCAAATCAAGCACGCGAAGAATTTCTTACTCAAGTGAAAAACACACACCAGCTATTAAAAGCGCAACCCGGTTTCATTCAAGATTTCTTGCTTGAGCAGCCAGCAGATTCCGAAGAGTTCAACGTCATCACAATAGTTGAATGGCAGGATACAAGAGCCATTGAAAACGCGCGTGCAGCAGTAATGGCTATGCACAAAAGCACTGGGTTTAATCCGCAAGAGATGTTTGTGCGGCTTGGAATTAAAGCCGATCTTGGCAACTACAAGCCTATTAATGCCTAA